Genomic segment of Bifidobacterium lemurum:
CTTGGGAACCAGCGCCGCCAGCGCGCAGATCAGGGTGAACAATCCCAGGATCAGCATCGTCTGCCATTGGGAGCGGGCCGACAGCAGCACGGCCATCGCCAGCACCGGCCCCAGTTCGCCCCATGTTCCGTAGGCGATCACGGCCTCGCCGACGGGCGTGCCGGTGAGGGAGCGTTCCTTGAGAATCGGCATCAGCGTGCCGAGCGCGGTGGTGGTGAGCGTGATGACCGCGGCGACGCCGTTCATGTCGTGCGCGGCGAAGAACGGCACCAGGAACACGGCCAGCCATGCGATGGCCAGCGTCGCCACCCAGGTGAGCAGTCCCACCTTGCCCTGATGGCCGCCGAGTTTCTTCGGGTCGATCTCGTAGCCGGCCAGCAGAAAGAGGAACGCCAGTCCGAGTTCGCTGAGCAGATCCACCGCGTCGGTGAGCCAGATTTTGTTCAGCAGATGGGGTCCGAGCGCCATGCCGAAAACCAGCAGCAGCACGGTTTGGGGGATCGGCTTGCCGGGGATGCGTTCGGCGAGGATCGGGCATACCACCGCCACCGCCATGATGATGGTCAACGAAATCAGGTCATGGGTCATGCGCACCACATTAGCGAACGGGTTCGTCTCGGACGTGCGGTGGTGCCTATCGTACGGTGGCCACATGGTGCGGTAGTGCCCATGGTGCGGTGGTCACATGGTGCGGTGGGTTGGTTTTCCAACGTTTCCAGGGTACCGCACCATGGAAAGTACGGCACCATGGGCACCACCGCACGATGGACCGCACTATGGGCGGCGTGTTGATTTGTAACATAAGCGCGGTAGGTTGGCTCTTTATGACCGCATCGAAGAACACCACCGGCCAGCTCGCGTCCGTCGAGAGCCTGGATGAGAACAATGAGATGAACCGTGGGCTGACGAACCGCCATGTGCAGTTCATCGCCATCGGCGGAACCATCGGCACCGGCCTGTTCTTGGGTTCCGGCAAATCCATCAGCCTCACCGGCCCGAGCATCGTCTTCGTGTATATCGCGGTGGGCGTCATCATGTTCTTCCTGATGCGCGCCATCGGCGAGATGATGTACCGCGATCCGAGCCAGCACACGTTCATCAACTTCATCACACGCTACTTGGGCAACGGATGGGGGCATTTCGCCGGATGGTCGTATTGGGTGGCGCTGGTGCTGCTCGGCATGACCGAGATCACCGCCGTCTCCACCTATTTCGTCACCTTCTTCGATACCTTCGGCATCGATCTGAGCTCATGGAAGTGGCTGATCGAGCTGGGATTCCTTGTGGTGCTCGTCTCGATCAACCTCATCGCCGTCAAGGTGTTCGGCGAGGTGGAGTTCTGGTTCTCGATGATCAAGATCACGCTGATCGTGGCGATGATCGCCACCGCCGTGGTGATGGTGGTGATCGGCTTCCAATACCCGGCCGTGCAGATCGAGGGCATGGACCACGCGAGCCCCGCCGGCCAGGCGAGCGTCGCCAATCTGATCGACGGCTTCTCCATCGCGCCGAACGGCTGGCTGGCGTTCCTGATGAGCTTCCAGATGGTGTTCTTCGCCTACGAGATGATCGAGTTCGTGGGCGTCACCGTCTCCGAAACGCAGAATCCGCGTAAGGTGCTGCCCAAGGCGATCAACGAGATCATCGTGCGTGTGCTCATTTTCTATGTGGGCGCGCTGGTGGCCATTATGTGCATCGTGCCGTGGACCTCGTTCCAGCCGAACGACGACGG
This window contains:
- a CDS encoding amino acid permease gives rise to the protein MTASKNTTGQLASVESLDENNEMNRGLTNRHVQFIAIGGTIGTGLFLGSGKSISLTGPSIVFVYIAVGVIMFFLMRAIGEMMYRDPSQHTFINFITRYLGNGWGHFAGWSYWVALVLLGMTEITAVSTYFVTFFDTFGIDLSSWKWLIELGFLVVLVSINLIAVKVFGEVEFWFSMIKITLIVAMIATAVVMVVIGFQYPAVQIEGMDHASPAGQASVANLIDGFSIAPNGWLAFLMSFQMVFFAYEMIEFVGVTVSETQNPRKVLPKAINEIIVRVLIFYVGALVAIMCIVPWTSFQPNDDGSFASPFIMVFQYAGLNWASALVFFVVITAASSALNSLLYSAGRHLYQLAAESNSPALNKLGVVSKRKVPARAIVASAVLILLSPVVNAFPQISSAFVLFSSASSAVFLFIYILTMVAHRRYRRSADFIADGFVMPAWKWLNTIAIVFFVFVYATLFLADDTRGSAIAGLVWLVAFGGYCWLRERYRSRDLKAALRHRG